Genomic segment of Luteolibacter sp. Y139:
AAGCTGCCAGTCACGGCGAGCTTGTCTGCGGTCAAGGTCGCGGAGTTGATCTGGGCGACGTAGCTGCCGGTGGCAGAGAAGCTGGTCGCGCCGGTGGACAGCGTGCCGATGGCGGCTAGCGAGGGTGAGACGATGCCACTGCTGGTCAGTGAGCCGCCCAGCGTTCCGCCGCCGCCCAGCGTGGCACCGCTGGCGACGATGACCGGTGAGGCGGTGAGTGAACCATTGACCACCAGCGTGCCGGCATTGACCTGCGTGGCGCCGGTGTAGCTGCTCCCGATCCCCTCGAGCGTGAGGGTGTGCACGCCGTCCTTGGTGAAGCCATATGAGCCGCCGTTCTCGGTGATGATTCCGGTGAGGGTCAGCGGGAAGTTGCTGATCGGGGAGCGGACGCCGGAGTTCAGGCTGACCTGCAGTGCATTGCCTTCGAGGATGATATTAGCCGGGACACTGGCGACGACGGCTCCGGCGTTGCCGAAGGCGGCGTTCTCGCGAAGGGTGATCGGCCAATTGATACCGCCCGCGGCGGGGTTGTTCTGATAGAACTGCATGTTGGCACCGGGCTCCACGGTGATGGTTCCCTGCTCGCCCGGAGCAAAGGAAGTGAGGGTATTGACCTCGGCTGCTAGAGTGCCTCCCTCGATGACGATGGCACCCGGACCCTGGATCGTGCCGGAGACGACGGTGAACTGATTGGTGCCGCGCTTACGCAAGGTGTGATTGTTCAAGGTCAGCACCGGGGTGCCGCCGCGAAGGTCAAAGCGGGCGGTGCCACCGACGCTTGCATCGGCATCCAACGAGAGTTTCTGGAAGGCATTCTGTTGGTTCACGGTGCCGGCGTTGACCAAGGCTCCACCTCCCGTGGGTCCATTGCCGGTGATGTTGATCTGCTTGGCTCCGTAGTTCGCGTTGTTGAGGGTCGGGTTGCCGGAGATGTCGAGTGCGCCACCGGACTGGACTGTCACTGCTCCGCCGGGAAGGGATCCGAGGGAGCCGTTGTTGGTCGTGCGGAGAGTACCGGAAGTCACGGTGGTGGCACCGCCATAGGTATTCGTGGCGCTGAGCGTGGTGGTGCCACTGCCCGTATGGCGGACCTCGCCGCCGCCGCTGATGAGATTGGCGAAGGTGAAGTCGTCGGAGCGGTTGAAGGCAAGCGTGCCATCGTTTTTGACTTCGCCGTTGCCGAGGCTGCCGCTGGTACCGCCATTTCCGACCTGGATGGTGCCGAAGGTGATGATGGTGCCGCCGGTGTAAGTATTCGTATTGGCGATGGCGGTGATGCCTGCGCCGGTTTTGTTCAGCGTGATGTTGCCGGTGATGGCGCGACTGCCGGTGACCGTGTAGTTCTTCGTCTCATTCTCGAATCCAACGGATGCAGGAGCGACGTCCGCGACACTGATGTCGACGTTGGTTCCGGTGGCGTTGTCATTGAAGAGCACGTGATCGCCGAGGACGTAGTCGGTCGCGGTCAGGGGATTGGTGTTCAGGGTCCAGTTCTTCGGAGCGGTCAGGGTGGCGGTGCTCCACTCGCTGCCAAGCTTGCCACTCCATACCGGATACTCGTTGCTGGCGGTGACATTGAGCATGATCGCCTTGTTGCCGGGATCATTGGAGAGGGTGGCGGCGAAGCGCGGTGGCACGTTGATGATCGTGAAGGCGGTGATGCCGGTGCCTGCAAGCGAGCCGACCGGCGAATAGGAGATCAGCGGGTGCGAGCCGACTACCGGCTGAACGCCGCTGAGGTTCACCGTGACGCTGCCTGCTCCACCAGCCGGGGTGATGGCTCCGGCCACCGTGATGGGAGCGACCGGCAGTGGGGTCATGTCGATATTGAGCGTGGTGCCCGCCGCAAGATCGAGCGAGCCGCCCAGATTCAATCCGCCGAAATCAATGCCCGTGGCGCGCAGCGTGCCGCCGGTGGCGACGCTAACGTTGCCTCCGACATTGCCATTTCCCGCGAGGGTGGCTCCGGAGTTCACGCTGATGGCACCGAGGGCATCCAGATTTCCCACGGCCTCTAGGGTGCCGCCGTTGACGGTGGTGGTGCCGCTATAGGTGGTGGTTCCACGCAGGATCTGCTTGCCGCTGCCGTTTTTCACCAGGCTGATGGTGCCACTACCGACGACTTCTTCGATCTTGCCGCCGAAGTCGCCATTGGCGTTTCCGGTGCCGATCGTGAGGGTGGAGTTGGCCGGGGCAGCGGCCAGATTGGTCACCACGTAGTTGGCGTTGATGCCGCAGTTGAGACCGGCGATGGTTTCATTGAAGCCGTTCAGGTCGAGACGGGATAGATCGCTGCCGCCGATGGTCACGGTGCTCGCGTCCGGAATCTGTCCACTGGCTAACAGCCGCAAGGTGAACTGGCGTCCGGAGGAGAGGGCATTGATATTGAGGTTCCCTGTCCAGTCGTTGGGCGTGACGCTGGTGTTCCCGAGGCGGAGGAGGCACATGCCGGTGGCTGAGAAACTGGAGGTCTCCAGATTGCCGGTGCCGGTGATCCGACCGGTGATCGACGGGCCGCCAGTGCTTGATGAGGCGATGCGGGAGTTGCCCTGAAGGGTCACCGTGCCGGAAATGCCCGAGGTGGTGCTCAGGCGGATTGCGCCGGGACCGGTGCCGCCACCGGAGGCTTCGGACGAACCCTGGCCGGAGATGAAGAAGTTGTTAGAGAAATTGCCGGCGGTATTGAGGAAGGCATGGCCGCCGGGATAGATGTAGACCGGCCCCGTGCCGAAGGCGGCGAGATTGCCGGTTTGGAGGCGGCCTTGATTGATGTAGGTGCCGCCGGAGTAGGTATTCGCCACGGTGGTGCTCAGGTAGCCGAGGATATTGACGGAGACTGGATTGGCGCCGTCGTCGGCGATGGCCGAGGAGATGACGAGGTTGTTGTTGGTCGCGGCGAAATTGGCGGGACTGGTGGTCGCGTCTAACAAGTTGAGCTCGCCGCCGCCATTCGCAGTGATGGTGCCGCCGGTGACGGTCATGATGCTATTGGCCGTGGAAGCACCGGTTCGATAAATGCCGCCGCGGTTGCCGAATTTCATGGTGCCGGTCACCGTGAGCGAGCGGCCGGTGCCGAGGGTGGCGGTCAGCGTATTGACCGTGGTGCCAGTGGCGGCGGTGAGGTTCCCGGTATCGCCGAAGTAGTGGTAGTTGAGGTTGGCGCCGGTGGTGACGGCACCGGCGGCGATGTTGGTGTAGGCGGTGTAGGGGACGGTGTTGCCGCTGCCATCGAGCGCGGCCCAGTTGTTGCCGATGACCGCCCAGCCACCGAGGATGCCGGACGCGTCATTGGCCAGGCTTGAACCGGTGAAGTTGATGTTCCCGCCGACGCGGCTGAAGACGAGAGTGGATCCGGTGCTGCGCGCGAAGGTGCCTGAAAGGTTGATCTGACCGCCGGCGGCCGGCGTGGCGAACGTATGATTGCCGGACGACAGGGTGAGCGGAATGCCCACGGTCTGGATGCTGTCGTCGTTGTTGGTGATGTTTCCTCCGGTGAGCCCGTTGCCGGCGGCGGCCGAGCGGTCGAGGACAATGCCATTGCCGCTGATGTTGAAGGCACCCGAGCCCGTGTTGATGGTGAGGCCGAGGAAATTGGTTCCCGCGGGGAAATCGTTTTGCGAGGCTAGGTTGTTAGCGCCCGCGAAGACCAGCGCATCGCCTGCGGCGGGCGCGATGTCATTGGCCCACGAGGTTGGGGTTTGCCAGAGGGCGGCTCCGCCATCCCATGTCACGGTGGCGGCAGGTGCGGTGATGACGGTGAGCGAGGTGGCTGCGGTCAAAAGCGCGATACGGCAGGATGGGATGCGAAGATGTGTCATGGAGGTTTTGGGTTTCGGAACGCAGGCGGCCTCTCTTGGGAAAAGGCCTTTTCCTACTCTGCCACGATGATCCCGAGGGAATCTGTCGGACAGCTACTCGATTGAGTGGGCGATGGTTCCCGTGTGGCCGGATGCATCAACGGGCCAGCCACAAAGCGGGTTGGGTGATGGCGATATTGCGTCGCACTTCGGCGTCCTTCGGATCGGCGTCCAAGGTTTTCCAGAGGTCCACGTAGCGGGATTCACGGCAGGCAAGGCCGGCAAAGAGCAGGCATGGCTGGCGTGCGGGCCAGCCGTCCCACGCCTGGACATCGTGCGGGTGAGGCCAGGTGGCCTTGTCCGCGAGATAGGGATGGAGGAATGCCACGGCTCGCTTGATGCCGCGGCCATCGGCGAGCTCGAAGTCCCACAGGCTGTCCTCCGATGTGGATAGTACTTGGCAAAGGGTGGCCATGTTATCGAGCTGGAAGATCGAGTAGCCGTAGGGCTTGGTGCGGGCGAGTTCCTGGGGGAAGCTGCCGTCCTCCGCCATCTGTGTGGGCACGAAGGCGTCCTTGAAGCGCTGGCGGCATTTGGCGAGTTGTGCTTCGTCGCTGGTGAACCCGGCGAAGACTGCGAGCTGCAGGAAATAGGCGACGGCGTGATTGTTCTTCGTCGCTGCCTCTTCCTTGCCGTTCTTGCTTTGGGTCATCCATTTCGCGTAATCGCTGAACCACAAGCGGAGGCCTTTGCGCAGTTCCGGGGTGAAGGCCGGCGAATTCTCCATCGCCTCCACGGCCTTGGGGATTTCGATGAGGTGAAGCGTGTCGATGATGCCAATGCCGCGCCCGCGGGTGACGCCCGGGATGGCCTGGGCATACTCGAGGTTGGGATTCATCCGCGTGGAAGGATCGAGAAAGAAGGTCTCTAACAGGGCGGCCGCCTTTGCCGGATACTTCGGGTCTCCGGTGGCCAGCCATGCTGCGGCGAGTGCGGCCACGGCGTCTCGCAACTCGCGCATGGTGTCCCGGTGAGCGGTGAAGTTCTCGGGATTGGTTTCGCCGTCGCGCTTGATGTAGGGCAGGCCGTCCGGCTTCTTTGGATCGGGCCACCAGTAGTCGCCGTTGGAGTAGAAGTCGTTTGGTCCGCCTTCACTGAGCTTGGCGCGGTGGCTGGTGATGGTGAGGGGTTGCTGCTTCAACGCAGCTTCAGCGGCGATGAGGATGCGCTCGCGATCATGGGCGAGGACTTCGCGCAAGTTCGCCCTCGAGGCCTGCATCCACGGCGGGCCGGTGTCGGCGGCGGTGAGCGGTCGTGCGGTGGCGGGGGCTTGGGAAATTTGGTCGCAGCCGGCATCGAAGCGGCCGATGCGGGGCTGGCCATCGAGATCGGTGGTGATTCCGGGAAAGGGGTCCGCCACCGATTGCAAGGGGCTGCCGGGGGAAGGCCGCCCTACCTCACAGGAGTCGCGGGTGAGCATCAGGTCGACCTTGCGGGCGTGCTCGTCGACGCGGTTGGTGAAATTGCCGGTCCAGTGAAACCCCGCGCCTTGGGTGCCTCGCGTCAGCTCTGCTTGCTGGGGGAGCGAGAAGACATTGTTCGCGATGACGATGCTCTCCGGCCTCAGGGTACGGCCGGCACTGCCGAAGCCGGCATCGAGCTCGATGGCAGCGCCGGGTGAATCGATGATCGTGTTGAACACCACGGCGACATTGCGCGCCTCGACGTAGCCGGTGGCCGGGCCATCGGGAATTCCAGCGGTGAGGCGGATCGCACCATCGGCGACGGAGTCGATGTAGTTGTTCGCGACGACATGGTCCTGGCCGATCACGCGGATGCCGCCGGAGCCGCGCTTGAGGTGGCCGAAGAAGAAGTTTCCCTCCACGCGGCAGCGATTCCCGTGACGCAGCGTGAGGAAGCCGGCGCAGTCTCGGAAGGTGTTCGCGCGGTAGATGTTGTCGCAGGACTTGTTAGAGATCACCTCGATCTCGCCATCGCAGCGCTCGAACAGGTTGTGTTCGACATTAGTGGCGGACGAGAGCATGGCCTGATGGCTGTAGCCGATGCGGATCGTCTCGCCGCCATTGCGCCCGAGCGGTGGTCGTTCGCCGAAATGATTGTGATCGAAGCGATGCTGGTTCGGGCTTTCCTCGACCTCGACTTGCACGGTCGGGCCCTCGGTGGTCTTGCCGGAGAAGAGGCACTGGTCCACGCGGTGGCGCTGGCCGGAGAGGTGCAGGTAGTTCTTCTGCTTGCCGCCGGTGATGGCGCAGCTGGTGAGGCGGTTGTCGCGGCCTTTGATCTCGATGTTGCCATCCTTCACCCACAGGCCGGAGACCACGAGATGGTCGCCATCGATCTCAAGCGATGAATCCTCTTCAAGGAACGTCGTGCCGGAGGTGGCGGCGCGAAGGGTGATCGGGTGATCTTCCGTGCCCTTGGCCTGGAAACGGATCTGCTGGTGTTTCCACGAGCCGTCCGCCATCACCACGGTGTCACCCGGGGACAATGATAGTCCTGCCAGCTCCGCGGCCGAGGAAACGCGGTGCTCGGCCGCACGGGCGAAGGTGAGGCAGAGCAGGACCGGAAGAAGCCGTCGAAACATGACGGCCCACCATCCGGCAAGAAGCCATTCACGGAACAGCTACTCGTGTGAGTAGCCGCGGGCTAACAGATATATCGTCAGTTCCCGGGAAACGGGTCGGCATTGAGCCGGGTCTGGATTTCCTCGACCGGGATCGCCGGCTTTGCGGGGGGATCGGCGCGGCGGATCACGGCCAGACCCAGGGCGGTGAGGATGGTCAAGACCACGAGCATGAAGAGCGCGACCCGCGAGCCTTTCGGCACCTTGGAAAACATCCGCTTCACGCGTGCTTCGAGTCCGCTCTCGTGAGCCATGGCCAGTGCGGTTGCGGGTGAGCGGGTCGAGGCTGCGAGATCGCAGAGGACGTTCGCGTAGCGCTCCGCGCCCATGCCATCGGCGAGCACTTGCTCGTCACAGGCGAATTCGCATTGGTCGCCCAGGCGACGGGCCATCCACCACACGAGAGGATTGAACCAGTGGAGGGTGCAGGCCACGGCACCGATCGCACGGAGCAGGGGATCGCGGCGTTGGTGATGTTTGATTTCGTGGGCCAGGACGGCCTCGCGGGTTTCTTGAGGCCACTCCTGCCACACGACGGGGACGAAGACCACCGGCTTGAGAATGCCTGCGGCAATGGGGCTGGTGATGCTCTCTAACAAGCGGATGTCGACCAGTGCGTCTCCGGCTTCGCGGGCTTCGATGCGGCGGGAGTTTTTCCGCCATTGATGCAAGACGGTGAGTGCGGCGATCAATCGCAACGAGGCGATCGCAACGCCTGCTCCCCAGATCCATGGGAGCCATCGGGTCCATGACGGTGCCACGCTTTCACTCGGCGCGGCGGCGGGAAGGACTTCCCATTCGGGCAAGAAGAACAGTAGGGGAAAGACCGCGAGCAGTCCCAGTACGAGGAGGGTCAGCCGTGGATCGCGCGCCTCATCGCGCCGGCCGGCGAACCAGACGGCTGCGGTGGCGATCAGTGAAAAGGCGATGGCGGTGGGAAGCATGGATCAACGGGTGGGTTTGGAGCGGCGGGTAGCTGCTTCCGGATGGGCCAGGAGTTTTTCAAGCCGCTCGCGGGAGAGCCAGTCGCGCTTGCCGGTGTCGCGATGCAAGCGCGTGCGTCCGGTGGGGTCGTCGAGGAAGACGGTGAATTGCTCTCCAGCGGCGAGGAGCATGCCGCGTTCTTCGAAGCAGGTGTACCAGGTCCTGTTCGCGGGGAGGTAAATGGGAGCGCGATTCTTGTAATGACGGATCTCGAAACCTTCCGACCGGGCGGTTTCGCGAGCCATTCCAGCAACGGACTTGCCGTTCAGTCTTGCACCTTCCGGCTTCACGAGCCCGCATGAGGCGAAGCAAAAGCTCGCGATTGTTATGAGCGCGAAGGTGAAGGCGCTGGATTTCATGGCTCGTCCGTGTCGATCAATTTGCGGATCCGTTCGATCTCTTCGTTGCTGAGCTGCTGGTCCTTCGGGTCCAACAGGGCTGCGACGAGGTTCTCCGGCTTGCCTTCGAAGAAGGTGGAGAGGAGCTGCTTGAGGGCGGAGCGCTTCGCCTTTCTTTCGGAGACCGCGGGGCGATAGACGTAGCGGCGGGAGTCCTTGCGGAACTCGACAAGGCCTTTTTCCATCATGGTCGCAAGGAGCGCGCGGACGGCGGAGTAGGTTGGCGGTTCCGGCATGTCCTCCATCACCTCCTGGGCCGTGGCTTCACCCCTGCGATAGAGGATGTCCATGACTTGCCGCTCCCGTTTTGCCAGACTTTCCGCGTTGCTCATGGACTTGAAATACGATCGTGCTGGAAAAGCTGCAATTAAAATGTTGGAAAAACAGCACAATGGAATTGACGGGCGAGAGTTGAAGTGCTGTTTTTCCAGCACCATGAAACGCAACATGATTTGGACGGGGTCCCGTGAGCGGGGCGGAGTGCTTGCGCTGGCTTCGGCGCTGGCGGCGATGTGGTTGGCGGGCTGCTCGGTTCCAGGTGGCGTGAACAAGGAGGCCGCGCCTCGGGTGGGTGGATCGTTTGGAGAGTCCAGCCCTTACAAGGTCAAAGCCGATCAGCCCCGCGAGAAGGCCGCCGAGGAGCGCCCGGGGCTCGCCACTACCTTCGGAGATTCGACGCGCTCGGTGTGGAATCGCCAGTCCTTTGTGCGAGCGACGCCATCCAAGCCTGCGGGAATGGGTGTGATTTACTACAACAACAGGGAAGGCATCGACGCGATGACCGGTGGCAAGGACAAGGTGGCCGGTTCGCAAACCGCGGCAGGGGACATGATCGAGTGGGGGATCAGGGGGGGCTTCGGCTACCTGCCGACCTACAACACCTACTACCCGCGCGAGCGGCGCTTTGTGGTCGGCAGTCTCGGGGACAGCTACTCGATCCTTCTGAAGAACCGATGCAAGAGCCGGCTCGAGGTGGTGCTCAGCGTCGATGGACTCGACGTTTTCGACGGCAAGGCGGCGTCATTCTCGAAGCAAGGGTATGTCATCGCGCCGAATGAGACGCTGGAAGTGAAAGGCTGGCGGACGAGTCCGGACACGGTCGCTCGATTCAGGTTCTCCTCGGTGGGTGGATCCTATGCGAACCTCGCCCATGGCGATCATCGGAACGTTGGCGTGATCGGAATGGCGGTGTTTGCAGAGAAGGGTGTGGATCCTTGGACCTGGATGCCGCGCGAGGTGAATGATCGGCTGGATGCGAATCCGTTCGCGAAGGCTCCGTATTGAACTCAGGCGGCCGAAGTGCGGCGGTCATAGACGCCGCTACATCAAATGAAGAAAGGCGTGAGCCGTCATCCCCCCCGGAATTTCGACTCACGCCTTTTCTGGTTTTTCACGGGGCACCCGAAGGCGATCCGGTCGTCTGAAGTCCCCCCGGAACTCATGGCGATAGGAAGCAGCGCTTGGGTTTCCCGCTGGCTGGACGGTAGCCAGAGGCTGCCGGACAGGTTGGTGAAAAATGCCCGATAAATGGGTATTGGCGAGAAAGAAAGTGGGAACGGGGGAGAAACTTACTCACATCCATTCACAATCCGCCTCATGCGTTCGATTGAAACGATGCTTTATTGGTCTTTTTTACCAATCAAGTCCTCGATGCTGTCCTGCAGGCGGCTCAAAAGTGCTTCATCGGACACTTTCTTGCCGTCACGGGTGGTGATGTAGATCGTGTCCATCGCCGCACCCTTTTCGGTCGAGATCCGCGCGTTGGCGGTGTTGAGACCGTAGGTGTTGATGGCGTGGAAGAGATCGTGGAGCAATCCGATGCGGTCGACTGCCTGGATTTCGATCGCGGTGAAGGACGGGTGCAGGTTGTTCGAAATGTAGGCGCGAACGGGGAATTGCATGCCGTGGTCGTCCTTCGGACGCAGCAGGTTCGGCTTGCGGCGGAAGTAGCGGGCATGCTCGTACTTCTCCAGCAGGCCGACCTCGCGGAGGGTGGAGGACAGGCGCTTGCGGAGGGCCAGGTCAGAGACCGGCTCGAAGTTCGTGGTGCAGACGCGGAAGATATCCAGCACGATGCCATCGGCCCGGGTGAAGAAGTCGGCGGAGAGAATGTTGAGTTCCTCCGACGCGAGCGCGCAGCAGATCTTCTCTAACAGGAGCGGCCGGTCATGGGTTGCGATGACCAGCTCGGTGTAGCCTTTCTCCGGGCTATCGAGCCACTGGAGCGAGCACTCGAAGTTGTCCTCCTCGGCCTTCGGGCCGAGTTTCATCACGGCCTTCACATGGGCGGCCACGGCGTCGGCCTCGCGGAAACGGAAGTAGGCTTCCGGCATGCGGCGGAAGTGCTCTTCGATGGCGTCTTCCGCCTCCTCCTTGAGCTGGGCTTTGACCTCGTCCTTGAGGGCCTTCTTCTCGGTGCGGATGGAGGCGGCGTAGCGTTCCTTGCCCTCCTTGAGAAAGAGCCGGGTACTGGAGTGAAGCTGGAGCATCAGGGTTTCCTTCCAGCTCGTCCACCCTTCGGAGTTGGTGCCGTTCGAGTCCGCGTAGGTGAAGAGCAACAGCAGATCGAGGCGAGCCGGTGTTTTGACGATGCGGGCAAACTCGGAGACCACGTCCGGATCTTCGATATTCCGGGTGGTGGCGAAGCGCCAGAAGGTCAGGTGGTGGTCCACCAGATACATGATCAGCGCGCGGCGCGGCCCGTGGACCTGCAGGCGATTGCAAAGGCGGACCGCGAGCATCGCGGAGCCGTCGATGTGCTCGCGGACATTCTCGGCGCGGCCGGTATCGTGCAGGATCAGTGCGAGGTAGAGCGCGTAGGGGTCCTCGGCTTCGTGGAAGAGGCGGCGGTAGATTTCCTTCTTCGGGTCGTCGCTGCCCACCAATGCGTCGAGTTCCTCGATGCAGCGCAGGGTGTGCTCGTCCGCGGTGTAGCGGTGGAAGAACTCATGCTGCACGAGGCAATCGAGCGCGCCGAACTCGGGCAGGTAGCGGCCGAGAACGCCGACGCGGTGCATCAGGCGGAGGGTGCGGGCGACGTCGCCCTTGCGCTCAAGAATGCCTTGGAAGGTGTCGCGATTGATCTTGGCGTAGCGGAAGGGGCGGTCGATCGCGTCGCGGTGTGCCTTGACCAGCTTGCGTATCGGCGGGCTGAGCTTGAGGCCACGCAGCTGGCAATGCTGGAACATCCTCATCATCCGATTGGGATCGTCGGTGAAGATTTCGTTGTTCGTCGGGTAGATGCGGCCATCGCGCGCGACGAAGCCGTCGAACTCCTCACGCTTCTTCGGCCGGAGCATCAGGAAGGATTTCAGCCCGGTCACGGGAACCTCTTCCTGCTCGATCTCAAAGGCCTCCATCAGCGAGCCGGTGTGCTGATAGAGCGACCGGGTGTGGAGATAGTAGTCTCGCAT
This window contains:
- a CDS encoding beta strand repeat-containing protein — its product is MTHLRIPSCRIALLTAATSLTVITAPAATVTWDGGAALWQTPTSWANDIAPAAGDALVFAGANNLASQNDFPAGTNFLGLTINTGSGAFNISGNGIVLDRSAAAGNGLTGGNITNNDDSIQTVGIPLTLSSGNHTFATPAAGGQINLSGTFARSTGSTLVFSRVGGNINFTGSSLANDASGILGGWAVIGNNWAALDGSGNTVPYTAYTNIAAGAVTTGANLNYHYFGDTGNLTAATGTTVNTLTATLGTGRSLTVTGTMKFGNRGGIYRTGASTANSIMTVTGGTITANGGGELNLLDATTSPANFAATNNNLVISSAIADDGANPVSVNILGYLSTTVANTYSGGTYINQGRLQTGNLAAFGTGPVYIYPGGHAFLNTAGNFSNNFFISGQGSSEASGGGTGPGAIRLSTTSGISGTVTLQGNSRIASSSTGGPSITGRITGTGNLETSSFSATGMCLLRLGNTSVTPNDWTGNLNINALSSGRQFTLRLLASGQIPDASTVTIGGSDLSRLDLNGFNETIAGLNCGINANYVVTNLAAAPANSTLTIGTGNANGDFGGKIEEVVGSGTISLVKNGSGKQILRGTTTYSGTTTVNGGTLEAVGNLDALGAISVNSGATLAGNGNVGGNVSVATGGTLRATGIDFGGLNLGGSLDLAAGTTLNIDMTPLPVAPITVAGAITPAGGAGSVTVNLSGVQPVVGSHPLISYSPVGSLAGTGITAFTIINVPPRFAATLSNDPGNKAIMLNVTASNEYPVWSGKLGSEWSTATLTAPKNWTLNTNPLTATDYVLGDHVLFNDNATGTNVDISVADVAPASVGFENETKNYTVTGSRAITGNITLNKTGAGITAIANTNTYTGGTIITFGTIQVGNGGTSGSLGNGEVKNDGTLAFNRSDDFTFANLISGGGEVRHTGSGTTTLSATNTYGGATTVTSGTLRTTNNGSLGSLPGGAVTVQSGGALDISGNPTLNNANYGAKQINITGNGPTGGGALVNAGTVNQQNAFQKLSLDADASVGGTARFDLRGGTPVLTLNNHTLRKRGTNQFTVVSGTIQGPGAIVIEGGTLAAEVNTLTSFAPGEQGTITVEPGANMQFYQNNPAAGGINWPITLRENAAFGNAGAVVASVPANIILEGNALQVSLNSGVRSPISNFPLTLTGIITENGGSYGFTKDGVHTLTLEGIGSSYTGATQVNAGTLVVNGSLTASPVIVASGATLGGGGTLGGSLTSSGIVSPSLAAIGTLSTGATSFSATGSYVAQINSATLTADKLAVTGSLQLGGTLTVTDLGAATLNIGDKLVLASYTGALSGAFNNAPDGGTLTLGSNTFAVDYDDVVAGQTSITLTAAAGSAYDTWASSKGLNATNNGKLQDPDKDGIQNIIEFGLDGNPLGGGNDGKTRLAVADVDPGAGVENALTLTLPVRTGAAFNGPGDLVSDVIDHVIYKIQGSLSLGDFTLLNVTEVTPALSSGMPGLSTGWSYRSFRLPGTPGSPNPKAFLRADVSDAP
- a CDS encoding alginate lyase family protein produces the protein MFRRLLPVLLCLTFARAAEHRVSSAAELAGLSLSPGDTVVMADGSWKHQQIRFQAKGTEDHPITLRAATSGTTFLEEDSSLEIDGDHLVVSGLWVKDGNIEIKGRDNRLTSCAITGGKQKNYLHLSGQRHRVDQCLFSGKTTEGPTVQVEVEESPNQHRFDHNHFGERPPLGRNGGETIRIGYSHQAMLSSATNVEHNLFERCDGEIEVISNKSCDNIYRANTFRDCAGFLTLRHGNRCRVEGNFFFGHLKRGSGGIRVIGQDHVVANNYIDSVADGAIRLTAGIPDGPATGYVEARNVAVVFNTIIDSPGAAIELDAGFGSAGRTLRPESIVIANNVFSLPQQAELTRGTQGAGFHWTGNFTNRVDEHARKVDLMLTRDSCEVGRPSPGSPLQSVADPFPGITTDLDGQPRIGRFDAGCDQISQAPATARPLTAADTGPPWMQASRANLREVLAHDRERILIAAEAALKQQPLTITSHRAKLSEGGPNDFYSNGDYWWPDPKKPDGLPYIKRDGETNPENFTAHRDTMRELRDAVAALAAAWLATGDPKYPAKAAALLETFFLDPSTRMNPNLEYAQAIPGVTRGRGIGIIDTLHLIEIPKAVEAMENSPAFTPELRKGLRLWFSDYAKWMTQSKNGKEEAATKNNHAVAYFLQLAVFAGFTSDEAQLAKCRQRFKDAFVPTQMAEDGSFPQELARTKPYGYSIFQLDNMATLCQVLSTSEDSLWDFELADGRGIKRAVAFLHPYLADKATWPHPHDVQAWDGWPARQPCLLFAGLACRESRYVDLWKTLDADPKDAEVRRNIAITQPALWLAR
- a CDS encoding M56 family metallopeptidase, encoding MLPTAIAFSLIATAAVWFAGRRDEARDPRLTLLVLGLLAVFPLLFFLPEWEVLPAAAPSESVAPSWTRWLPWIWGAGVAIASLRLIAALTVLHQWRKNSRRIEAREAGDALVDIRLLESITSPIAAGILKPVVFVPVVWQEWPQETREAVLAHEIKHHQRRDPLLRAIGAVACTLHWFNPLVWWMARRLGDQCEFACDEQVLADGMGAERYANVLCDLAASTRSPATALAMAHESGLEARVKRMFSKVPKGSRVALFMLVVLTILTALGLAVIRRADPPAKPAIPVEEIQTRLNADPFPGN
- a CDS encoding BlaI/MecI/CopY family transcriptional regulator: MSNAESLAKRERQVMDILYRRGEATAQEVMEDMPEPPTYSAVRALLATMMEKGLVEFRKDSRRYVYRPAVSERKAKRSALKQLLSTFFEGKPENLVAALLDPKDQQLSNEEIERIRKLIDTDEP
- the glnD gene encoding [protein-PII] uridylyltransferase, which translates into the protein MSTHLKTLQAHAKTALKPAVQGHLSPAERIALYKRFLKIEEHRIKLRHGAGAGGIEIASARAELLDVVLRSLFDLALSKRKEAPVLALVAVGGYGRGTLNPCSDIDLLFLLPRASNKLPEDLTSLIQEILYLMWDVGFKVGHACRSVAECLEQAKADQENKTALIEARMIAGDKKLFAEFQSRFDKECLAKGQEAFFELRRQDLRSRHQKYSKTVFLQEPNVKEGCGGMRDYHNIRWVARVKRGSADLRDLVDDRLLTARAHRKIESAYDFLNRVRNELHYQAGKASEQLTLRLQGVVATNFNYPQRSILRRTEAFMRDYYLHTRSLYQHTGSLMEAFEIEQEEVPVTGLKSFLMLRPKKREEFDGFVARDGRIYPTNNEIFTDDPNRMMRMFQHCQLRGLKLSPPIRKLVKAHRDAIDRPFRYAKINRDTFQGILERKGDVARTLRLMHRVGVLGRYLPEFGALDCLVQHEFFHRYTADEHTLRCIEELDALVGSDDPKKEIYRRLFHEAEDPYALYLALILHDTGRAENVREHIDGSAMLAVRLCNRLQVHGPRRALIMYLVDHHLTFWRFATTRNIEDPDVVSEFARIVKTPARLDLLLLFTYADSNGTNSEGWTSWKETLMLQLHSSTRLFLKEGKERYAASIRTEKKALKDEVKAQLKEEAEDAIEEHFRRMPEAYFRFREADAVAAHVKAVMKLGPKAEEDNFECSLQWLDSPEKGYTELVIATHDRPLLLEKICCALASEELNILSADFFTRADGIVLDIFRVCTTNFEPVSDLALRKRLSSTLREVGLLEKYEHARYFRRKPNLLRPKDDHGMQFPVRAYISNNLHPSFTAIEIQAVDRIGLLHDLFHAINTYGLNTANARISTEKGAAMDTIYITTRDGKKVSDEALLSRLQDSIEDLIGKKDQ